The Deltaproteobacteria bacterium genome includes a window with the following:
- a CDS encoding glycyl-radical enzyme activating protein, which translates to MKYPEGLVAKIEPFSIHDGPGIRTAVFMKGCPLNCLWCPTPQMQKRGPEILFDGDRCRKCGDCIPVCPRKVIEEDAQRGIRIDRKICDGCGLCAESCPQEALDITGKYYSLTDLMAEVEKDVPVYNRSGGGVTVSGGEPILQSGFVGAFLRQCKRQQIHTVLATRGFAPWSSLSTILESVDLVYFDLKHLEKVRHRKLTGVVNQRILENIRKTAEQTSIILRMSLVAGLNDSEADTAALVHLAKSLGKKMIRIELAPYHREGEDLYRKLEREHYLNRLGPPDEETLARIKDTIESSGLNVEIVG; encoded by the coding sequence TTGAAATATCCTGAAGGTCTCGTAGCCAAGATTGAACCTTTCTCCATTCATGACGGCCCTGGAATTCGAACCGCAGTCTTCATGAAGGGGTGCCCTTTGAATTGCCTCTGGTGTCCGACGCCTCAGATGCAGAAAAGGGGACCCGAGATCCTGTTTGATGGGGACCGCTGCCGGAAATGCGGGGATTGTATTCCGGTTTGTCCCCGGAAGGTCATAGAAGAAGATGCCCAAAGGGGTATCCGGATTGATCGTAAAATTTGTGATGGATGCGGCCTGTGTGCCGAAAGCTGTCCGCAGGAGGCACTCGATATAACCGGGAAATATTATAGCCTGACGGATCTTATGGCCGAGGTTGAAAAAGACGTCCCTGTCTATAACCGATCGGGGGGCGGTGTAACCGTTAGTGGCGGGGAGCCGATCCTGCAATCCGGATTTGTGGGCGCCTTCCTCCGGCAATGCAAACGGCAACAGATCCATACGGTCCTGGCGACCAGGGGCTTCGCACCCTGGTCAAGTCTATCCACTATTCTGGAGTCCGTGGATCTGGTCTATTTCGATCTGAAACATTTAGAAAAGGTCAGGCATAGAAAGCTCACCGGTGTCGTCAATCAAAGGATTCTGGAAAATATCCGAAAAACGGCTGAGCAGACTTCTATCATACTTCGCATGTCTCTGGTCGCGGGGCTGAACGACAGCGAGGCCGACACGGCCGCCTTGGTTCATCTTGCCAAAAGTTTAGGAAAGAAGATGATCCGTATAGAATTGGCCCCCTATCATCGGGAGGGAGAAGATCTCTATCGTAAACTTGAGCGGGAACATTATCTAAACCGATTGGGCCCTCCCGATGAAGAAACCCTGGCCAGGATAAAGGATACTATAGAATCTTCTGGACTGAACGTTGAGATCGTGGGGTGA
- a CDS encoding sigma 54-interacting transcriptional regulator produces the protein MNLPIRSPQTPHIHYRRSLIPASFFEGEFNIDWLQELTREKTSQVLAALEFGVHEKWLDGKKTGFFYFTDSVVRQKLQADLSADQKKEMHRRIATLLLRELSEDPVKIQKVPPHLLFISNDLAGCRLLIEGGSLHRKGFRYEEARQCYDKAIEDLGRMKGEEADHLFIEAALHYSKFPTDDSVIDRTTSVIHEAMSRARRRKIKTSLALLEMNLARNEWFQSRFQSALRHFEKGWALAGDVDDPKIQRSVTIYGMFFHYWMGRYQEAVQSYEKFAPDVESFPRDNFPLLAALTAGACYGHCGHSSQALGMLHAIRSHSLKIGNLYIAGHAGVAIGELLLGIHHLEESKKFIEESLKETRQGHNLYAYLGGLTMLSYVYYLLKDTKRAFSILNECMEVSHRAQMPMRHGYIRLSFSWAMEEGKFPHHQALDIEKEIDLTLEGGNIFSKGIAWRYQALLQKRRGLPGREVIGGLKQSIKYLEASGHQTQLALSKIELARAYLDLKDERKARQWAEPAAKVLHSQNETLVPDDIRMIITHFRSGENLLEEILCLGQELVTIRDTRELFRRIISAANRITGAERGAIFLMEGQDPEKVILRAAKNITSEDISLPDFEPSMQVIRETFKTGQGRLMNLEDQDHFDSLEPSGIRSRIGVPMIIRDTVVGVLYHDNRLLRSVFKESDLNVLNYFAAQAAIAMDNAQAWKTLQDLYEKQQMEKRYYEEQYLESIRFEEFVGKSLGIKKVINQVEQVAGTEATVLILGETGVGKELVARSIHRRSPRGDKPFIRVHCSALPESLISSELFGHEKGAFTDAISRQIGRFELAHGGTLFLDEIGDISMEIQVKLLRVLQTREFERVGGQETVHSDFRLLAATNRDLLKEVKAGRFREDLYYRINVFPIQVPPLRERKEDIPLLAHHFLEILANKLAKPMEKITRQEREKLLAYDWPGNVRELENVIERGVILSQGPYYKVPELGHHPVSSDHDDPSLSLRENERNYIIRVLKKSGGKITGPGGAAERLVIHPNTLYSRMKKLGIRRQPGFL, from the coding sequence ATGAATCTCCCAATCCGTTCTCCTCAGACACCCCATATCCATTACCGTCGGAGCTTAATCCCGGCCTCCTTTTTTGAAGGGGAGTTCAATATCGACTGGCTCCAGGAACTGACCCGGGAGAAGACTTCTCAGGTCCTGGCGGCCTTGGAATTTGGGGTTCACGAAAAATGGCTGGACGGCAAAAAGACCGGTTTTTTTTATTTTACCGATTCCGTTGTGCGGCAAAAACTTCAGGCTGACCTGTCCGCCGATCAAAAAAAAGAGATGCACCGCCGGATCGCGACCCTTTTGCTTCGCGAGTTATCCGAAGACCCGGTTAAAATTCAAAAGGTCCCCCCCCATCTCCTTTTTATCTCCAATGATCTGGCCGGATGTCGGCTTTTGATCGAGGGCGGCAGTCTTCACCGGAAGGGCTTTCGGTATGAGGAGGCCAGACAATGTTATGACAAGGCCATAGAAGATCTCGGCCGGATGAAAGGCGAAGAAGCGGATCATCTTTTCATCGAAGCGGCCCTTCACTATTCAAAGTTTCCCACCGATGATTCCGTCATAGACCGGACGACCTCCGTGATCCACGAGGCCATGTCCAGGGCCAGGCGCCGAAAAATAAAGACCTCTTTGGCCCTGCTGGAAATGAACCTGGCCAGAAATGAGTGGTTTCAGTCCCGGTTTCAATCAGCCCTCCGGCATTTCGAGAAGGGGTGGGCTTTAGCCGGGGATGTAGATGATCCCAAGATTCAGAGATCGGTTACCATTTACGGGATGTTTTTCCACTACTGGATGGGGCGCTACCAGGAGGCCGTCCAGAGTTACGAGAAATTTGCTCCCGATGTGGAAAGTTTTCCAAGGGACAACTTTCCCCTCCTGGCCGCCCTGACGGCCGGCGCCTGCTACGGACATTGTGGCCATTCTTCCCAGGCCCTGGGGATGCTCCATGCCATCCGCTCCCACAGCCTGAAGATCGGCAATCTCTATATCGCCGGACACGCCGGGGTGGCCATCGGTGAGCTGTTATTGGGGATCCATCATCTTGAAGAGTCTAAAAAATTTATTGAGGAGTCCCTTAAGGAAACCCGCCAAGGCCATAACCTGTATGCCTACCTTGGCGGTCTGACCATGCTGAGTTATGTCTATTATCTGCTGAAGGACACTAAGAGAGCCTTTTCCATCCTGAACGAATGTATGGAAGTCAGCCACAGGGCCCAGATGCCCATGCGGCATGGGTATATCCGATTATCTTTTTCTTGGGCCATGGAAGAGGGAAAATTTCCCCACCATCAGGCCTTGGACATAGAAAAGGAGATCGATTTGACTCTCGAGGGGGGGAATATCTTTTCCAAGGGGATTGCCTGGCGTTACCAGGCCCTTTTGCAGAAGCGCAGGGGCCTGCCCGGGCGGGAGGTGATAGGCGGATTAAAACAGTCAATCAAATATCTGGAGGCCTCAGGACATCAAACCCAGTTGGCCCTGTCCAAGATAGAACTGGCCCGGGCCTATCTGGACCTCAAGGATGAAAGAAAGGCCAGGCAATGGGCTGAGCCGGCGGCCAAAGTGCTTCATTCGCAAAATGAGACCCTGGTGCCCGACGATATCCGGATGATTATAACGCATTTCCGAAGCGGGGAAAATCTGCTGGAAGAGATATTGTGTCTGGGCCAGGAACTGGTGACCATCCGGGACACCCGGGAGCTTTTCCGGCGAATCATCTCCGCAGCCAACCGGATTACCGGGGCCGAGCGGGGAGCCATTTTCCTGATGGAGGGTCAGGACCCCGAGAAGGTCATCCTCCGAGCTGCAAAAAATATCACTTCGGAAGATATTAGCCTGCCGGACTTCGAACCATCTATGCAAGTCATCAGGGAAACCTTTAAAACCGGCCAGGGAAGGTTGATGAATTTGGAGGACCAGGATCATTTCGATTCATTGGAACCGAGCGGGATCCGCTCCCGCATCGGGGTGCCCATGATCATCCGAGACACGGTGGTGGGGGTTTTATACCATGACAATCGTTTGCTGCGCAGCGTCTTTAAGGAATCGGATTTAAACGTTCTGAATTATTTCGCCGCCCAGGCGGCCATTGCCATGGACAATGCCCAGGCCTGGAAAACGCTCCAGGACCTGTACGAAAAACAACAGATGGAAAAACGCTATTATGAGGAGCAGTATCTGGAAAGTATCCGCTTTGAGGAATTTGTGGGGAAAAGTCTGGGCATCAAGAAGGTTATAAACCAGGTGGAACAGGTGGCTGGGACCGAGGCGACGGTGTTGATCTTAGGGGAAACCGGGGTGGGCAAAGAGCTGGTGGCCCGCTCCATCCATCGCCGCAGCCCCCGGGGCGATAAACCCTTTATCCGGGTCCATTGCAGTGCCCTGCCGGAAAGTTTGATTTCAAGCGAACTGTTCGGGCATGAAAAAGGGGCCTTTACCGACGCTATAAGCCGACAAATCGGGCGATTTGAATTGGCTCATGGCGGGACCTTGTTTCTTGATGAAATAGGGGATATCTCGATGGAAATCCAGGTCAAGCTGCTTCGGGTGCTGCAGACCAGGGAGTTCGAACGGGTAGGCGGACAGGAAACTGTTCACTCCGATTTTCGCCTCTTGGCAGCTACCAACCGGGACCTGTTAAAGGAGGTCAAGGCCGGGCGTTTCCGGGAGGATCTGTATTACCGGATCAATGTCTTCCCTATTCAGGTACCGCCTCTTCGGGAAAGAAAAGAAGATATCCCCTTATTGGCCCACCACTTTTTAGAGATCCTGGCCAATAAACTGGCCAAACCGATGGAAAAGATTACCAGACAGGAAAGGGAAAAACTGTTGGCCTACGACTGGCCCGGAAATGTGCGGGAATTGGAAAACGTCATCGAGCGGGGCGTCATCCTGAGCCAGGGGCCCTATTACAAAGTCCCGGAATTGGGTCACCATCCCGTCTCTTCTGATCATGACGACCCTTCCCTGAGTTTGAGGGAAAACGAGCGAAACTACATTATCCGGGTGCTTAAAAAAAGCGGGGGAAAAATAACCGGGCCGGGGGGAGCGGCCGAGCGACTCGTCATTCATCCCAATACACTCTATTCACGCATGAAAAAACTCGGAATTCGAAGACAACCCGGGTTTTTGTAA
- a CDS encoding universal stress protein, protein MINHILIAVDGSPFSFRAARLGARILEGNASGILTFLYIAKPKSEMEWFQGQGSNLHQAPIEERLALEAAFKKGQEILREAQTGCQDLLKGGFIRVESVVAPGDPAQQIIELAEKNRCDFIVMGSRGVGPLRGALLGSVSQKVLNNSKCPVLIVK, encoded by the coding sequence GTGATTAATCATATTCTGATAGCGGTGGACGGTTCCCCCTTTTCCTTTCGGGCCGCCCGCCTGGGGGCCAGGATCTTGGAAGGAAATGCGTCCGGGATTTTGACCTTTCTGTATATCGCCAAACCCAAGTCCGAAATGGAATGGTTTCAGGGACAGGGCAGCAATCTTCATCAAGCCCCGATAGAGGAACGTCTCGCCCTGGAAGCCGCTTTCAAAAAAGGACAAGAGATTTTAAGGGAAGCGCAGACCGGTTGCCAGGACCTCTTGAAAGGAGGGTTTATTCGGGTGGAATCGGTTGTCGCCCCCGGAGATCCGGCCCAACAAATTATTGAACTCGCCGAAAAGAATCGGTGCGATTTTATTGTTATGGGCAGCCGAGGGGTAGGGCCTTTACGGGGGGCATTATTGGGAAGCGTCAGCCAAAAGGTCTTAAATAATTCAAAGTGTCCTGTCCTTATCGTTAAGTAA